In Mus caroli chromosome 9, CAROLI_EIJ_v1.1, whole genome shotgun sequence, a single window of DNA contains:
- the Anapc13 gene encoding anaphase-promoting complex subunit 13, with product MDSEVQRDGRILDLIDDAWREDKLPYEDVAIPLSELPEPEQDNGGTTESVKEQEMKWTDLALQGLHENVPPAGN from the exons ATGGACAGTGAGGTACAGCGAGATGGAAGGATCTTGGACCTGATTGATGATGCTTGGCGGGAAGATAAGCTGCCATACGAGGATGTCGCCATTCCACTG AGTGAGCTTCCTGAGCCCGAGCAAGACAACGGCGGCACCACAGAGTCTGTGAAAGAACAGGAGATGAAGTGGACAGACCTGGCCTTACAGGGCCTCCACGAGAACGTTCCACCCGCTGGAAACTGA